From Rhizobium sp. NZLR1, a single genomic window includes:
- a CDS encoding methyltransferase domain-containing protein yields the protein MNLLAHPFTVRFDPTNQELLLSGKMRPESATEIADALKLVRQSLEKYSGVVYLNVKRLTHINMTAFVALSDILTASCRTKPERKIVIITSSVVAWSTSLFQTLAASQPNLSVEVYDSSFYPGQSFVEDETFIPILRTQTKMTWRHERELLPRHGLRSGLVIADICCGIGDFAALVQREFKPARLVALDHSVRSLEYARRVAADFDLQGIEYTYGDASQMLLRDNQFDFVTCRHSLQIFNRPEMLLRELYRICKPGGRVYITNEKNSHCLGEPHAETIKWTYEEVAKLFRHFDMDVEMGPKSRHLLADAGFDAIKVDNFMVTNLDGDPQDFADIIEAWENVYAGEMAVRRGDSLDFIRRFRQGFKDHVFAALHPKGYAGWPIWAASGRKPL from the coding sequence ATGAACCTGCTTGCTCACCCCTTCACCGTCCGTTTCGATCCGACAAATCAGGAGCTGTTGCTATCTGGCAAGATGCGGCCCGAAAGTGCAACCGAGATTGCCGATGCCCTCAAGCTGGTGCGGCAAAGTTTGGAAAAATACAGCGGCGTCGTTTACCTGAATGTCAAACGTCTGACGCACATCAACATGACAGCCTTCGTCGCTCTGTCCGATATACTGACCGCAAGCTGCCGGACCAAGCCGGAACGGAAGATTGTTATCATCACGTCCAGCGTAGTGGCCTGGTCGACTTCGTTGTTCCAAACGTTGGCGGCATCACAACCAAACCTGTCGGTTGAAGTCTACGATTCGTCATTTTATCCAGGCCAGAGCTTTGTCGAGGATGAGACTTTCATTCCCATTCTCCGCACCCAGACGAAAATGACCTGGAGGCACGAGCGCGAACTCCTGCCTCGCCACGGTCTGCGCAGCGGCCTTGTCATCGCGGATATCTGTTGCGGAATTGGCGATTTCGCCGCCTTGGTTCAACGGGAATTCAAACCGGCACGCCTTGTCGCGCTGGATCATTCCGTACGAAGCCTCGAATATGCACGCAGGGTCGCTGCCGACTTCGATCTGCAGGGGATAGAGTACACCTATGGTGACGCGTCCCAAATGCTCCTTCGCGATAATCAATTCGACTTTGTGACCTGCCGACATTCGCTGCAGATTTTCAACCGTCCCGAGATGCTGCTGCGGGAGCTTTACCGTATCTGCAAGCCCGGCGGCCGCGTCTACATCACCAACGAAAAAAATTCGCATTGCCTGGGCGAGCCCCATGCGGAAACGATAAAATGGACTTACGAAGAAGTCGCCAAACTGTTCAGGCACTTCGATATGGATGTCGAGATGGGGCCGAAAAGCCGTCATCTTCTCGCCGACGCCGGGTTCGATGCCATCAAGGTCGATAACTTCATGGTCACGAATCTTGACGGGGATCCGCAGGACTTCGCAGACATCATCGAAGCCTGGGAAAATGTCTACGCCGGTGAGATGGCGGTTCGACGGGGCGACTCGTTGGATTTCATTCGCAGGTTCCGGCAAGGATTCAAAGATCACGTCTTTGCTGCCCTTCACCCCAAGGGTTATGCAGGCTGGCCGATTTGGGCGGCTTCCGGCCGAAAGCCGTTATGA
- a CDS encoding SpoIIE family protein phosphatase encodes MMDGKSLSKGPIRLGSFRAKFILVVGGAVLFDLLVSGGLALWNVQRLSRDATLEVGQGLEAASQEYIRTYADSTAAQVSLLLRQVHSDVSTLAGVLQAQIDDPARNSDVGAAIARTSPGSVSLSYDQTGKWSQNAPGSVSVVSVWGYLLGQDQKPRPDVETDIQASAVLDLVAPSLLQHGASKLQMYYIGSKERPIFRTAPYTDQAQTFDRLYPGHNEANFWDFFFPGLYESWQGWAKDMKTRPVAADITQTAPYTDAITGKLIVSFFHPLWTADRKDVAGTAGADITLDQLAQTVENVKVAQSGFGFLAMSDGNVVAINSTGEKTLGLRSASDASGTGVTGLERSLKGSAQPAIAKLALDREQGIQHLLLQQDGNEVPYIVIVKKLPATNLWVSGPVRQEAMLLGVVVPEREIDASLYAAQAKISDATNRIVLYQILAILMSLLIVTIAVFAASKRITGGISALAGAAKRIQAKDYSVRVAITSKDEVGEAGEAFNRMAEEISYHTENLEQLVEERTAQIEDAKEEISTLNAQLQRENRRLGTELAVAERIQLMVLPLDQELEEFQALEIAAYMRPAEEVGGDYYDVLKNGGRLKIGIGDVTGHGLESGVLMLMVQSVARALQEAGNTDAVKFLTDLNSALFKNIVRTKIDKHLTLAFLDYDGKEMILSGQHEEVVVVRANGEVERIDTMDLGIPIGLEADISAFIKTREIAFEKGDLILLHTDGVTEAENDAGELFGIERLCREAVRLKDLSAEKVVSEIVATLMLFIGSQKIYDDITLLAVRHR; translated from the coding sequence ATGATGGACGGGAAATCATTGTCGAAAGGACCGATAAGACTGGGCTCGTTTCGAGCAAAGTTCATCCTGGTTGTCGGTGGGGCTGTCCTCTTTGACCTGCTGGTCAGCGGTGGACTGGCGCTTTGGAACGTTCAGAGGCTATCGCGTGACGCAACGCTCGAAGTCGGCCAGGGTCTTGAAGCTGCAAGCCAGGAATATATCCGCACATATGCCGATTCGACTGCAGCACAGGTGAGTTTGCTGCTGCGCCAGGTTCATAGCGACGTCAGCACGCTCGCAGGTGTGCTCCAGGCGCAGATCGACGATCCCGCGCGCAATTCGGACGTCGGCGCGGCAATCGCGCGCACATCCCCCGGCAGCGTCAGCCTCTCTTACGATCAGACGGGGAAGTGGTCTCAAAACGCGCCGGGCTCAGTCTCCGTCGTCAGCGTCTGGGGCTACTTGCTTGGACAAGACCAGAAGCCGAGACCCGACGTTGAGACCGATATCCAGGCGAGCGCGGTTCTGGATCTTGTAGCGCCGAGCTTGCTGCAGCACGGTGCTTCGAAGCTGCAGATGTATTACATCGGATCGAAAGAACGGCCGATTTTCAGAACAGCGCCCTATACCGACCAGGCTCAGACCTTCGACCGGCTCTATCCGGGTCACAACGAGGCGAATTTCTGGGACTTCTTTTTTCCCGGCCTTTACGAGTCCTGGCAGGGCTGGGCCAAGGATATGAAGACGCGGCCGGTCGCGGCCGATATCACCCAGACCGCGCCCTATACGGACGCCATCACCGGAAAGCTGATCGTCAGTTTCTTTCATCCACTCTGGACAGCCGACAGGAAGGATGTCGCCGGGACGGCCGGCGCCGACATCACACTCGACCAGCTGGCGCAGACGGTTGAAAATGTCAAAGTGGCCCAATCCGGTTTTGGCTTTCTCGCCATGTCCGACGGCAACGTCGTCGCGATCAACAGCACGGGCGAAAAAACTCTCGGTCTGCGGTCCGCCAGCGATGCGAGCGGTACCGGGGTGACCGGCCTGGAGCGCTCGCTGAAGGGCAGCGCCCAGCCTGCGATCGCCAAACTGGCGCTTGACCGCGAACAGGGCATCCAGCATTTGCTGTTGCAGCAGGACGGCAACGAGGTGCCCTATATCGTTATCGTCAAGAAACTGCCTGCGACCAATCTCTGGGTCAGCGGCCCGGTTCGGCAAGAAGCGATGCTGCTTGGCGTGGTTGTGCCCGAGCGGGAAATCGATGCCTCGCTCTATGCCGCCCAGGCCAAAATTTCCGACGCGACGAACCGGATCGTGCTCTACCAAATTCTGGCAATCCTGATGTCCCTGCTGATCGTGACGATCGCGGTATTTGCGGCCTCGAAACGAATAACCGGCGGAATCAGCGCGCTTGCCGGTGCCGCCAAGCGGATTCAGGCGAAGGACTATTCCGTCAGGGTCGCCATAACAAGCAAGGATGAGGTCGGCGAAGCCGGCGAAGCATTCAATCGGATGGCCGAAGAGATCAGCTATCACACCGAAAATCTCGAGCAGCTCGTCGAAGAGCGAACCGCGCAAATCGAAGACGCAAAGGAAGAGATTTCGACGTTGAACGCACAGCTCCAGAGAGAAAACAGACGTCTTGGCACGGAACTCGCCGTCGCCGAGCGGATTCAGCTCATGGTGCTTCCGCTGGATCAGGAGCTCGAGGAGTTTCAGGCGCTCGAGATCGCAGCCTATATGAGGCCGGCGGAAGAAGTCGGCGGCGATTATTACGACGTATTGAAGAACGGAGGTCGGTTGAAGATCGGCATCGGCGACGTTACCGGACACGGGCTGGAAAGCGGCGTATTGATGTTGATGGTTCAGTCCGTCGCCCGCGCCCTGCAGGAAGCCGGAAACACCGATGCAGTGAAATTTCTCACGGATCTGAACAGCGCCCTGTTTAAAAATATCGTCAGGACGAAAATCGACAAGCACCTCACTCTGGCGTTTCTTGACTACGACGGAAAAGAGATGATCCTATCGGGACAACACGAGGAAGTTGTCGTCGTTCGGGCGAACGGCGAGGTTGAGCGCATCGACACCATGGATCTGGGCATACCGATCGGGCTGGAAGCCGATATCTCCGCCTTCATCAAAACCCGTGAAATCGCGTTCGAAAAAGGCGATCTCATTCTCCTGCATACGGACGGCGTCACAGAAGCCGAAAATGACGCCGGAGAACTGTTTGGCATCGAACGCCTGTGCCGCGAAGCAGTTCGCTTGAAGGATCTGAGCGCTGAGAAAGTCGTTTCTGAAATTGTCGCGACACTCATGCTCTTTATCGGATCGCAGAAGATTTACGACGACATCACGCTACTCGCAGTGCGGCATAGGTGA
- a CDS encoding pyridoxamine 5'-phosphate oxidase family protein, translating into MDDIQSKRMILEFLRKHSLAVIATSDRNGTPEAAAIDFSVRDNLEIVFDTFEHTRKFANISEQSSVALVVGWDDNISVQYEGDAMKVFASDIERYQEAHLKSVPVEREFVEKGAVIFRVNPRWIRYSDFTKEPPEVIEVHF; encoded by the coding sequence ATGGACGACATTCAATCCAAACGAATGATTCTCGAATTCCTGAGGAAGCACTCGTTGGCTGTGATCGCGACATCTGATCGAAATGGCACGCCTGAAGCTGCGGCCATCGACTTTTCCGTTCGGGACAACCTTGAAATCGTGTTCGATACCTTTGAACACACTCGCAAATTTGCAAATATTTCGGAGCAGAGCAGCGTCGCACTCGTCGTCGGCTGGGACGACAATATTTCGGTTCAGTATGAGGGCGATGCCATGAAGGTTTTCGCTTCCGATATTGAGAGATACCAGGAAGCGCATCTTAAAAGCGTTCCAGTTGAGAGAGAATTTGTCGAGAAGGGTGCGGTGATATTTAGGGTCAACCCTCGTTGGATACGATATTCGGATTTCACTAAAGAACCTCCAGAGGTTATCGAGGTTCACTTCTGA
- a CDS encoding LysR family transcriptional regulator: MADHLDLKLLRAFVTVAREGNVTRAAELLHLTQPAISLQLKRLADDVGLTLFRRTASGLELTRDGALLATKGEQVIASVMEFSQTARHLTAQLRGKLRIGTIIDPEFTRLGAFLQALVESGPGIETELRQGMSGEVAIGLKRNELDVGFFLGDLDDYGSSTQVQDAASDAQFFIRPISHLTYRVVAPPAFASLVAGKDWKELAELPWIGTPPASVHHRLLAKKLGSLNLKQNVVALVDQETSMLAMVRTGLGLSLCRESIALDERQTNGLVIADRVELQTTLGFACLLPRRSDPNVALAFDMMDRLWRSDL, translated from the coding sequence ATGGCGGATCATCTGGACCTGAAGCTGCTGCGCGCATTCGTCACTGTTGCCCGGGAAGGCAACGTCACCCGCGCCGCGGAGCTTCTGCATCTCACACAGCCGGCGATTAGCCTCCAGTTGAAGCGCCTTGCTGACGATGTCGGGCTGACGTTATTCCGGCGAACGGCGAGCGGGCTCGAACTGACACGCGATGGCGCGTTGCTCGCCACCAAAGGGGAGCAGGTTATCGCCTCGGTCATGGAGTTCAGCCAGACCGCCAGGCACCTCACGGCGCAACTTCGCGGCAAGCTCAGGATCGGCACGATCATCGATCCGGAATTTACCCGTCTTGGTGCATTCCTGCAGGCATTGGTCGAAAGCGGCCCGGGAATTGAAACCGAGCTTCGCCAGGGAATGAGTGGAGAAGTGGCGATCGGTTTGAAACGCAACGAGCTGGATGTCGGGTTTTTCCTTGGTGATCTCGATGACTACGGATCAAGCACCCAGGTCCAGGATGCGGCGTCTGACGCGCAGTTCTTCATCCGTCCAATTTCGCATCTGACCTATCGTGTCGTGGCACCGCCGGCCTTTGCCAGCCTCGTCGCAGGGAAGGACTGGAAGGAGCTTGCCGAACTGCCGTGGATCGGCACGCCGCCGGCATCGGTTCACCACCGACTGCTGGCCAAGAAGCTCGGCAGCCTCAACCTCAAGCAGAATGTCGTCGCGCTAGTTGACCAGGAGACTTCGATGCTGGCCATGGTGCGAACGGGCCTGGGTCTCAGCTTGTGCCGCGAATCCATCGCCCTCGATGAGCGACAGACCAACGGCCTGGTCATTGCCGACAGGGTCGAGCTGCAGACCACTTTGGGCTTCGCATGCCTGCTCCCGCGTCGTTCCGACCCGAACGTCGCGCTCGCATTCGATATGATGGATCGCCTCTGGCGGAGTGACCTGTAG